Proteins from one Halopseudomonas pelagia genomic window:
- a CDS encoding sodium:solute symporter family protein, which yields MNEQNFYQFSTLTVLALLVAFYGGTYLLTLLIKKKKENTDAFMVSNHQIGFGLGAASMTATWIWAASFYGAATSGYTYGISGPLHYGLWGALMILFIYPFGRRFRELAPNAHTLGELIHARHGSSSQLILASSNILGSIISLMVNFTASGALVSVLSPLSFQAGVVIAGVGVLSYTLWSGFRASVLTDFAQLMAMMAVAILIIPAVLFALGGPSTLADGMSLLTSEQANLFSMDAILNQGAPFFVAVLAYAIGNQTISQRLFAVREDHIKPTFITATIGYGAIVIGLGMIGLMALMTGMEPIDGDMNNLIPQMVSLYLPPVFIGLFFILVIGSLSSTADSDLSAMSAIVMADVYGKNIAKNKPDPTKMLFIGRLTMIVATLIGVILASFSMDILIMLVFVGALWGAIVFPVIASCFWDRVTNAAFTWAVVAGLLMFCIARFELLPMISVVAVLFELLAAVGGGVVLGLMAFGFCGRRIGLIVAALSAVALAFFCVGFLRDYTVLLASLMAYGVSTLVCVSISLLSSSKFDFTQIDQNVINYDPVKLPQAD from the coding sequence ATGAACGAACAAAACTTCTATCAGTTCTCGACACTGACCGTACTTGCCTTGCTTGTCGCCTTTTACGGCGGCACTTACCTGCTGACCTTGCTGATCAAAAAGAAAAAGGAAAATACCGACGCCTTTATGGTCTCCAATCATCAGATTGGTTTTGGCCTTGGCGCCGCCAGCATGACCGCGACCTGGATCTGGGCCGCTTCGTTCTACGGCGCCGCCACCTCGGGTTATACCTACGGAATCTCAGGACCTTTGCACTACGGCCTTTGGGGCGCCTTGATGATTCTGTTCATCTATCCGTTTGGCCGGCGTTTCCGCGAGCTCGCGCCCAATGCGCACACTCTGGGTGAGCTGATCCACGCCCGGCATGGCTCGTCCAGCCAACTGATTCTCGCGTCTTCAAACATCCTCGGCAGCATCATCAGCCTGATGGTCAACTTTACCGCCTCGGGCGCACTGGTTTCAGTGCTCTCGCCGCTGTCCTTCCAGGCTGGCGTAGTCATCGCCGGTGTCGGCGTACTCTCCTACACGCTGTGGTCAGGTTTTCGCGCCTCGGTACTCACTGATTTCGCTCAGTTGATGGCGATGATGGCCGTGGCGATTCTGATCATTCCCGCGGTGCTGTTCGCCCTCGGCGGGCCGAGCACCTTGGCTGACGGCATGAGCCTGCTGACATCAGAGCAAGCCAACCTGTTCTCGATGGATGCCATCCTCAACCAGGGCGCGCCATTCTTTGTTGCGGTGCTGGCCTATGCGATCGGCAACCAGACCATCTCCCAACGGCTGTTCGCTGTGCGTGAAGACCACATCAAACCGACCTTTATCACCGCGACCATCGGCTACGGTGCAATCGTTATCGGCCTCGGCATGATTGGTTTGATGGCCTTGATGACCGGTATGGAGCCGATTGATGGCGACATGAATAACCTGATCCCGCAGATGGTATCGCTGTATCTGCCGCCGGTATTTATCGGGCTGTTCTTCATTCTGGTGATTGGCTCGCTGTCATCGACTGCCGACTCGGATCTGTCCGCGATGTCAGCCATTGTCATGGCCGATGTGTATGGCAAAAATATCGCCAAGAACAAGCCTGACCCGACCAAGATGCTGTTTATCGGCAGGCTGACGATGATCGTCGCGACGCTGATCGGGGTGATTCTCGCCAGCTTCTCGATGGATATTCTGATCATGCTGGTCTTTGTTGGCGCACTCTGGGGCGCCATTGTGTTCCCGGTCATCGCCAGCTGTTTCTGGGATCGGGTGACCAACGCGGCCTTCACTTGGGCGGTCGTCGCCGGTCTGCTGATGTTCTGTATCGCCCGCTTCGAGCTGCTGCCCATGATCAGCGTGGTGGCGGTGCTGTTTGAGTTACTGGCTGCCGTTGGTGGTGGTGTGGTGCTCGGGTTGATGGCGTTCGGCTTCTGCGGACGTCGCATCGGGCTGATCGTTGCCGCTCTCAGCGCTGTCGCACTGGCATTCTTCTGCGTCGGCTTCCTGCGCGACTACACCGTCCTGCTCGCATCGCTGATGGCCTACGGCGTCAGCACACTGGTCTGCGTCAGCATCAGCCTGTTGAGCTCGAGCAAGTTCGACTTCACCCAGATTGATCAGAACGTCATCAACTACGATCCGGTCAAGCTGCCCCAGGCTGACTAG
- a CDS encoding putative transporter small subunit gives MQTFILALYVLIWPLVSLAVLGVIGLATLKDIRVARREKRELV, from the coding sequence ATGCAAACATTTATTCTGGCACTTTACGTATTGATCTGGCCGCTGGTATCACTCGCCGTACTCGGGGTTATTGGCCTGGCGACCTTGAAGGATATCCGCGTCGCGCGGCGCGAGAAGCGCGAACTGGTTTAA
- a CDS encoding alpha/beta fold hydrolase, with product MNRLMAACIAGVATVGFVGFVGSAAAQNTDSKPVYDAELSSFEYAYPVERFTFSSQGQDLQMAYLDVQPEADNANGRTVMLMHGKNFCAGTWEGTIAELHEAGYRVIAPDQVGFCKSSKPQQYQFSFHQLAANTHALLGKLDVEQVTVMGHSMGGMLATRYALMYPEQTEQLVMVNPIGLEDWKALGVPYQNIDDGYKAELGKTAEGIRAYQKSTYYVNTWEPEYDRWVEMLAGMYAGEGKERVAWNQALTSDMVFTQPVVHEFDQLQMPTLLLIGEKDNTAIGKAQAPKDIQKTLGRYDVLGEKAAEAIPQATLVEFPDLGHSPQIQEPERFHKALLKGLADK from the coding sequence ATCAATAGGCTGATGGCAGCTTGTATCGCCGGTGTCGCGACTGTCGGCTTCGTCGGCTTCGTCGGCAGTGCCGCGGCCCAGAATACAGACAGCAAGCCCGTATATGACGCCGAGCTGTCGAGCTTTGAATATGCGTACCCGGTCGAGCGTTTCACCTTCAGCTCGCAGGGCCAGGACCTGCAAATGGCCTATCTGGATGTTCAGCCCGAGGCGGACAACGCCAATGGCAGAACCGTGATGCTGATGCATGGCAAGAACTTCTGCGCCGGCACCTGGGAAGGCACTATCGCCGAACTGCATGAGGCGGGCTACCGGGTAATCGCGCCGGATCAGGTGGGTTTCTGCAAGTCGTCCAAACCCCAGCAGTACCAGTTCAGTTTCCACCAATTGGCTGCCAACACCCATGCGTTGCTGGGGAAGCTGGATGTGGAGCAGGTCACGGTTATGGGGCACTCCATGGGCGGTATGCTGGCGACGCGTTACGCGCTGATGTACCCCGAGCAAACCGAACAGCTGGTGATGGTCAACCCGATTGGGCTGGAAGACTGGAAAGCTCTCGGCGTGCCCTACCAGAATATCGACGATGGCTATAAGGCCGAACTGGGCAAGACCGCCGAAGGCATTCGCGCCTATCAGAAGTCGACCTATTACGTGAATACCTGGGAGCCGGAATACGATCGTTGGGTCGAGATGCTGGCGGGTATGTATGCGGGCGAAGGTAAGGAACGGGTCGCCTGGAACCAGGCCTTGACCTCGGACATGGTGTTTACCCAACCGGTGGTGCATGAGTTCGACCAGCTGCAGATGCCGACCTTGCTGTTGATCGGCGAGAAGGACAACACCGCCATTGGCAAGGCGCAGGCGCCCAAGGATATTCAGAAGACGCTGGGTCGCTATGACGTGCTGGGTGAGAAAGCCGCCGAGGCTATCCCTCAGGCTACGCTGGTGGAGTTCCCGGATCTGGGCCACTCGCCGCAGATCCAGGAGCCCGAGCGCTTCCACAAAGCGTTGCTCAAAGGTCTGGCAGATAAGTAA
- a CDS encoding DUF1145 domain-containing protein — MTFFILGKVLLALVWVSALVVALFPSMATGEGMLVKVAVVTLVIHVIELVFVDARLRQQPNPLWHRVQVLLFGYFHWGRLSKTEPA; from the coding sequence ATGACATTTTTCATTTTAGGCAAGGTTCTGCTGGCACTGGTGTGGGTCTCGGCGCTGGTGGTCGCGCTATTCCCGTCCATGGCAACGGGAGAAGGCATGCTGGTCAAGGTAGCGGTCGTCACCTTGGTTATTCATGTGATTGAACTGGTCTTTGTCGATGCGCGGTTACGGCAGCAGCCCAATCCTCTATGGCATCGCGTGCAAGTATTGCTGTTCGGCTATTTTCACTGGGGCAGGTTGAGCAAGACGGAACCGGCCTGA
- a CDS encoding sulfatase-like hydrolase/transferase, whose translation MKRRDLLKLAGAVSAAGLAQSLGAQTAGKGTEPSSTQGAVATSARAGKKLNILLIVTDQERAMADLPSVLHLPGHEALMQRGVSMGNFHVNTTPCSPSRSVIFTGQHTQKTGIVANLGLPPFNELSSSMPTLGHMLRDLGYHTAYKGKWHLSHIAEASDLTYGEVKTTTDALLPFGFADYNLNGDPHGSHMSGFIFDKVTASDTVSWLHEHRDDQKPWFMAVNFVNPHDIMFYSSGPAQQRSRLRENYLGPISPGPATGVYAKQWDVPLPASFYREDLRTKPWAHQTDVHICNQVYGHIDPQDEQLWQGLQSYYFNCIRDVDQSIAQVLGALKASGRDQDTIVILTADHGEMAGAHKLRQKGPHMYKENTRVNFIVSHPDIEYARDTPALGSTVDVVPTLLELAGLSSAQQAERYPDLAGVSLASSLGGASQRSARDERGHLFNYGVSMYLDPEFTESVMLNADKVTPWTLIRESLRQGRLGPSRDNRALFRGIHDGRYKFARYFAPSNHHTPADIETLSAHNDLELYDLQSDPDELVNLANNLQAHRQLIEGLNARLNELVALEVGVDDGREHPGPAFLYS comes from the coding sequence ATGAAGCGTCGTGATCTGTTGAAGTTGGCTGGTGCAGTATCTGCTGCCGGCCTGGCTCAATCGCTCGGTGCGCAAACGGCTGGAAAAGGTACCGAGCCATCTTCCACGCAGGGTGCGGTAGCAACTTCCGCCCGCGCCGGGAAGAAGCTCAATATCCTGTTGATCGTCACCGACCAGGAACGGGCCATGGCCGACTTGCCAAGCGTGCTGCACCTCCCCGGACATGAAGCGCTGATGCAGCGTGGCGTGAGTATGGGTAACTTCCACGTCAACACCACGCCTTGCTCACCATCGCGCTCGGTTATCTTTACCGGTCAGCACACGCAAAAAACCGGCATTGTCGCCAATCTGGGATTGCCACCGTTCAATGAGTTGTCTTCGTCGATGCCGACGCTGGGACATATGCTCAGAGATCTGGGCTATCACACGGCCTACAAAGGCAAGTGGCATCTGTCTCATATCGCCGAAGCCTCTGACCTGACCTATGGCGAGGTGAAGACCACCACCGATGCGTTACTGCCTTTCGGGTTTGCGGATTACAACCTCAACGGTGATCCGCATGGCTCGCATATGAGCGGGTTTATCTTCGACAAGGTCACCGCCAGCGACACCGTCAGTTGGCTGCATGAGCACCGTGATGACCAGAAACCCTGGTTTATGGCGGTCAATTTCGTGAATCCGCACGACATCATGTTCTACAGCTCGGGCCCGGCGCAGCAACGCAGCCGCTTGCGCGAAAACTACCTGGGGCCGATTTCGCCCGGCCCGGCGACAGGCGTCTATGCCAAGCAATGGGATGTGCCGCTGCCGGCCAGTTTCTATCGTGAAGACCTGCGCACCAAGCCCTGGGCACACCAGACCGATGTGCATATCTGTAATCAGGTCTACGGGCATATTGATCCGCAAGATGAACAGCTCTGGCAGGGTTTGCAGAGTTACTACTTCAACTGCATCCGCGATGTCGACCAGTCGATCGCCCAGGTATTGGGCGCGCTCAAGGCCAGCGGGCGGGACCAGGACACCATCGTCATTTTGACCGCTGACCACGGTGAAATGGCCGGCGCGCACAAGCTGCGGCAAAAGGGCCCGCACATGTACAAGGAAAACACCCGGGTCAATTTCATTGTCAGCCACCCGGATATTGAATATGCCCGTGATACCCCGGCGCTGGGTTCGACGGTGGACGTAGTGCCGACATTGCTGGAGCTGGCGGGCTTATCCTCTGCGCAGCAAGCGGAGCGCTATCCCGATCTGGCCGGTGTGAGTCTGGCCAGCAGTCTGGGTGGTGCCAGTCAGCGTTCGGCCCGAGATGAACGCGGCCATCTGTTTAATTATGGCGTGAGCATGTATCTGGATCCGGAGTTCACCGAGTCGGTGATGCTTAATGCGGACAAAGTCACGCCCTGGACGCTTATCCGCGAATCACTGCGCCAGGGGCGGCTGGGCCCCTCAAGGGACAACCGTGCATTGTTTCGCGGCATTCATGATGGGCGTTACAAATTCGCCCGTTATTTCGCCCCGAGCAATCACCATACCCCCGCGGACATCGAAACCCTGAGCGCCCACAACGATCTTGAGCTCTATGACCTGCAAAGCGACCCGGACGAACTGGTTAACCTGGCCAACAACCTGCAGGCCCATCGCCAACTGATCGAGGGCCTGAATGCTCGACTGAATGAGTTGGTCGCGTTGGAGGTGGGTGTCGATGATGGTCGTGAACACCCTGGGCCGGCATTTCTGTATAGCTAG
- a CDS encoding glycosyltransferase family 2 protein → MKKVYAVVLTYNRKDLLKRSLDAIFTQTRSCDGVIVIDNASSDGTESMLMQADYPGLQLYVLSHNIGASGGFNAGFRMAFQQGADFIWMMDDDVIAAPDALAQLLEADELLENNSTERAFLLSTAFTESGLITNAPSVDTRRNRIDYESWPLTLEHGVLPVRRATFVSILVPRATLEEYGLPIASMFIWGEDTEFTLRVTARAPGYIVGKSKVEHLRQENGAISIMAETNPARLKYHRHYFRNEIFVARKYSRNRRLIISIFKQLVLIVRLLRMHQSQKASIVLQGLWESWRFNPGIESASAPIEDLGVTVRSPTSYFEPTEVEHKDFALDALPLNSEELLDPLTDQRPGPILV, encoded by the coding sequence ATGAAAAAGGTATACGCGGTAGTACTCACCTACAATCGAAAGGACCTGCTCAAACGCAGTCTAGACGCCATTTTCACTCAGACCCGCTCTTGTGATGGGGTCATTGTTATTGACAACGCCAGCAGCGACGGCACCGAGTCCATGCTGATGCAGGCTGACTATCCTGGCCTGCAGCTTTACGTTCTCTCGCATAACATAGGTGCCTCCGGCGGGTTCAACGCGGGATTCCGCATGGCCTTTCAGCAGGGGGCCGATTTTATCTGGATGATGGATGACGATGTCATCGCCGCGCCCGATGCCCTGGCCCAGCTGTTGGAAGCCGACGAGTTACTTGAAAACAACTCCACGGAGCGCGCATTTCTGCTTTCGACGGCCTTTACCGAAAGCGGGCTGATCACCAATGCGCCTAGCGTTGACACCCGGCGTAACCGCATTGATTACGAGAGCTGGCCGCTGACCCTGGAGCATGGCGTGCTGCCCGTGCGCCGGGCGACCTTTGTGTCAATTCTGGTCCCACGCGCCACGCTGGAAGAGTACGGTCTGCCGATCGCCTCCATGTTCATCTGGGGAGAAGATACCGAGTTCACGCTCAGGGTCACGGCCAGAGCACCTGGGTACATCGTCGGCAAAAGCAAGGTTGAACATTTGCGGCAAGAGAACGGCGCCATCAGCATCATGGCGGAAACCAACCCTGCCCGACTCAAATACCATCGCCATTATTTCCGCAATGAAATATTCGTCGCCCGCAAATATTCCCGCAACCGGCGTTTGATCATTTCCATATTCAAACAGTTGGTACTGATCGTCAGATTGCTGCGCATGCATCAGTCACAGAAAGCGAGCATCGTGTTGCAGGGATTATGGGAGAGCTGGCGTTTCAACCCGGGTATCGAATCTGCATCTGCGCCAATTGAGGATCTGGGGGTAACCGTGCGGTCACCGACGTCCTATTTCGAACCCACTGAAGTCGAGCACAAGGACTTCGCGCTCGACGCTCTGCCACTGAATTCAGAAGAGCTTCTCGACCCCCTCACCGATCAGAGGCCAGGTCCTATCCTTGTCTGA
- the rfbC gene encoding dTDP-4-dehydrorhamnose 3,5-epimerase gives MIYRETTLKDAWLIELEPRGDERGSFARSMCREEFLQHGMAGDYVQQNTSVSAQRGTLRGLHYQIQPYAEAKLIRCIRGAIVDVIVDLREDSPSYLQHEAFELTDRNRHQLYVPPGFAHSFQTLVDDTEVSYLVSAPYTPHAERGLRFNDERLGIVWPLPVSTMSDKDRTWPLIGEGVEKLF, from the coding sequence ATGATTTACCGAGAAACCACGTTGAAGGATGCCTGGTTGATTGAGCTGGAACCGCGTGGGGACGAACGCGGTTCTTTTGCTCGCAGCATGTGCCGCGAAGAATTTCTGCAGCACGGAATGGCCGGCGACTATGTTCAGCAAAACACCTCGGTATCTGCCCAGCGCGGCACCTTGCGCGGGCTGCACTACCAGATTCAGCCCTATGCCGAAGCCAAGCTGATCAGGTGTATCAGGGGAGCGATTGTGGATGTTATTGTCGATCTGCGCGAAGACTCTCCCAGCTACCTGCAACACGAAGCGTTCGAGCTGACGGATCGCAACCGCCATCAGCTTTATGTGCCCCCGGGATTTGCCCACTCCTTCCAGACCTTGGTGGATGATACCGAAGTCAGCTATCTGGTCTCTGCGCCGTACACGCCCCATGCGGAGCGTGGTTTACGTTTCAACGATGAACGCCTTGGGATCGTCTGGCCGTTGCCGGTCAGCACCATGTCAGACAAGGATAGGACCTGGCCTCTGATCGGTGAGGGGGTCGAGAAGCTCTTCTGA
- a CDS encoding NAD(P)H-dependent oxidoreductase: MIIVDSALAKRQAEGRPIRVGMIGAGFQASGIALQIMTATQGMELCAVANRHLAPAIALYGQVGIEPVHCDTQAQLESAIAAGRPAVTEDAQALAKADGLDAIIEVTGSIEFAAHAVLAALQSGKHVVQMNAELDGTIGPILKKRADAAGVVYSFSDGDQPGVQMNQYRFVAGLGLKPVLCGNIKGLHDPYRNPTTQESFAKRWGQKPAMVASFADGTKISFEQAIVANGTGMRVARRGMLGPDFSGGDPGAPLVPIEETLAAFEPHLDPTGPGLVDYVVGARPGPGIFVLGTLDNPRQRHYLELYKLGKGPYYCFYTPYHLCHFEVPNSVARAVLFNDAVLTPKGGPTVGVIALAKKDLEPGEVIEDFGGYEVYGVAENMDAVRRDNLLPVGLALGCTLVRPVAKDTPLTFDDVSVPPGRLVDALYAEQEHLFA; encoded by the coding sequence ATGATCATCGTCGACAGCGCCTTGGCCAAGCGTCAGGCAGAAGGGCGGCCCATTCGCGTGGGCATGATTGGCGCAGGCTTTCAGGCCAGCGGTATTGCATTGCAAATAATGACGGCCACTCAGGGGATGGAGTTGTGCGCGGTAGCCAACCGACACCTGGCACCGGCTATTGCGTTATACGGACAGGTCGGCATTGAACCAGTGCATTGCGACACCCAGGCGCAGTTGGAGAGCGCCATTGCCGCTGGCCGTCCGGCGGTTACCGAGGATGCTCAGGCGTTGGCGAAGGCGGATGGTCTGGATGCGATCATCGAGGTGACCGGTTCGATCGAATTTGCTGCTCATGCCGTTCTTGCTGCGTTGCAAAGCGGCAAGCATGTGGTGCAGATGAACGCGGAGCTGGACGGCACTATTGGCCCGATTCTCAAGAAGCGTGCGGATGCTGCCGGGGTGGTTTACAGCTTTTCCGATGGCGATCAGCCTGGTGTGCAAATGAACCAGTACCGTTTTGTTGCCGGTCTGGGTTTGAAGCCTGTTCTGTGCGGCAACATCAAAGGTTTGCACGACCCTTATCGCAATCCAACCACGCAGGAAAGTTTCGCCAAACGCTGGGGGCAGAAGCCAGCGATGGTCGCCTCATTCGCTGATGGCACCAAGATTTCCTTCGAGCAGGCTATCGTGGCCAACGGTACCGGTATGCGGGTAGCTCGCCGCGGCATGCTCGGCCCCGACTTTTCCGGTGGTGATCCGGGCGCTCCGCTCGTGCCCATCGAAGAAACGCTGGCGGCTTTTGAGCCGCATCTGGACCCTACAGGCCCCGGGCTCGTTGACTATGTGGTAGGCGCGCGACCGGGCCCTGGCATCTTTGTTCTGGGCACGCTGGACAACCCCAGGCAGCGGCATTATCTCGAGCTGTACAAGCTCGGCAAAGGGCCGTACTACTGCTTCTATACCCCCTATCACCTTTGCCATTTCGAAGTACCCAATTCGGTCGCGCGGGCGGTGCTGTTCAACGACGCAGTGCTGACGCCTAAGGGCGGGCCCACGGTGGGTGTAATTGCATTGGCCAAGAAGGACCTGGAGCCAGGGGAGGTGATTGAGGATTTCGGCGGCTATGAGGTTTACGGCGTAGCGGAGAATATGGACGCGGTGCGCCGAGACAACCTCCTGCCAGTCGGGCTGGCGTTGGGCTGCACGCTGGTACGCCCGGTCGCCAAGGACACACCGCTGACCTTTGACGATGTCAGCGTACCTCCCGGCCGCTTGGTCGATGCCTTATACGCTGAGCAGGAACACCTGTTTGCTTAA
- the rfbF gene encoding glucose-1-phosphate cytidylyltransferase, with the protein MKVAIFAGGFGTRLSEETAVRPKPMVEVGGMPIIWHIMKMYAHHGFTEFVVLGGYKVDFIKEYFLNYRGIRSDYTIDLQSGSIEWHDKLKEKWKVTVLDTGGETMTGGRLKRAQQYLSDGPFCLTYGDGVSDVDITALVEAHRRSGHWCTLTAVTQPGRYGALRLNEELSHVEGFREKGAADGGLINGGFFVCEPKVFDLIDDDQTVWENEPMDRMVEAGKLGSYHHKGYWQSMDSLRDKVVLEEAWAAGAPWKLWD; encoded by the coding sequence ATGAAGGTAGCAATATTTGCCGGCGGGTTCGGCACCCGATTGAGTGAGGAAACAGCTGTCAGGCCCAAGCCGATGGTTGAAGTCGGTGGCATGCCGATCATCTGGCACATCATGAAAATGTACGCCCATCATGGTTTTACCGAGTTTGTGGTGCTGGGCGGTTACAAGGTCGACTTCATCAAGGAGTACTTCCTCAACTACCGGGGTATCCGCAGCGATTACACCATCGATCTTCAGAGCGGCAGTATCGAATGGCATGACAAGCTGAAGGAGAAGTGGAAAGTCACGGTACTTGATACTGGTGGCGAGACCATGACCGGGGGGCGCCTCAAGCGTGCTCAGCAGTACCTTTCTGACGGACCCTTCTGCTTGACCTATGGTGACGGCGTCAGTGATGTGGATATCACGGCGCTGGTCGAGGCCCATCGTAGGTCCGGGCATTGGTGTACCTTGACCGCGGTGACCCAGCCGGGCCGTTACGGCGCGCTGCGCTTGAATGAAGAGTTGAGTCACGTGGAAGGCTTCCGTGAAAAGGGCGCCGCTGATGGTGGTTTGATTAACGGTGGTTTTTTTGTCTGTGAGCCTAAGGTGTTTGATCTGATTGACGACGACCAGACGGTTTGGGAAAACGAGCCGATGGATCGTATGGTCGAGGCTGGCAAGTTGGGCAGTTATCACCACAAGGGGTATTGGCAGAGCATGGACTCGCTCCGCGACAAGGTGGTGCTGGAAGAGGCCTGGGCCGCCGGTGCGCCCTGGAAGCTTTGGGACTGA
- a CDS encoding NAD-dependent epimerase/dehydratase family protein, whose translation MKILVLGNLGYVGPSVVRELAQRHPQAQIDGYDNAYFAHCLTGAISAPERYLHQQFFGDVRAITEEELKGYDAVVQLAAVSNDPMGNRFAAVTREINQDATLSIAKSCAVVGVRHFVFASSCSVYGVADGAPRCESDPVAPMTAYAKSKIGSEQALAEIETGMVITCLRFATACGMSDRLRLDLVLNDFVACALSEGRITVLSDGSPWRPLIDVADMARAIDWAVQRQADNGGRFLTVNTGSDARNHQVRDLAAAVADAVPGTTVSINTDAPVDSRSYKVDFSLFGRLAPDHQPQMTLSDSIKRLIEGLTRMKFNDADFRSSPLMRLHVLQSHIAEHRLSENLVWLER comes from the coding sequence ATGAAAATACTTGTATTGGGCAACCTGGGATATGTCGGGCCATCGGTGGTGCGCGAGCTTGCTCAGCGGCATCCTCAGGCGCAAATTGATGGTTACGACAATGCCTACTTCGCTCACTGTCTGACCGGCGCCATCAGTGCGCCGGAGCGCTATCTGCATCAACAATTCTTTGGTGACGTGCGAGCGATCACTGAGGAAGAGCTCAAGGGCTATGACGCGGTGGTCCAGTTGGCTGCCGTTTCCAATGATCCGATGGGCAACCGCTTCGCTGCGGTGACACGGGAAATCAATCAAGATGCAACGCTGAGCATTGCTAAAAGTTGTGCTGTCGTGGGAGTCAGGCACTTTGTGTTTGCTTCCAGCTGCAGCGTCTACGGCGTAGCTGATGGCGCGCCGCGCTGTGAGTCCGATCCCGTGGCCCCCATGACGGCCTATGCCAAATCAAAAATAGGGTCCGAACAAGCCTTGGCTGAGATAGAGACCGGCATGGTTATCACCTGCCTGCGTTTTGCTACCGCCTGTGGCATGTCCGACCGCCTGCGGCTGGATCTGGTTCTCAATGACTTTGTCGCCTGCGCCCTCAGTGAGGGGCGAATTACCGTGCTCAGCGATGGTTCACCCTGGCGGCCATTGATTGACGTTGCGGACATGGCCCGCGCTATCGATTGGGCCGTGCAGCGGCAAGCCGATAACGGCGGCCGGTTCCTCACCGTCAATACCGGGTCTGACGCCCGCAATCATCAGGTGCGCGATCTAGCGGCGGCGGTGGCTGATGCCGTTCCTGGCACCACGGTCAGTATTAATACCGATGCACCGGTCGACAGCCGCTCCTACAAGGTGGATTTCAGTCTGTTCGGCCGTCTGGCGCCGGATCACCAACCGCAGATGACCCTGTCCGACTCGATCAAGCGCTTGATCGAGGGGCTCACACGGATGAAATTCAACGACGCTGATTTCCGCTCTTCACCGCTGATGCGCCTGCATGTGCTGCAAAGCCACATTGCCGAACACCGGCTATCCGAGAATCTGGTCTGGCTTGAGCGTTAA
- a CDS encoding LysR family transcriptional regulator, translated as MSNLQQLRHFAALAEHGNFARAAEAVHLSQPALSRSIQALEASLDCRLLDRHSRGISLTVHGQLVLEHAQRLLAGSQALKNAVSQLGNLEAGELLLGSGPYPAARLIPQALGKLASAYPRVRIQLLIDNWLGLRRRLLNDDLELFVADIRDLEDDPLLHIEALSVHRGVICCRPDHPLSRKKSLSINELLAYPLAATHLPQQINQELNSLSGKEQPISIQCDNFMVLKALVAQSDVLTMALWDVVAEDVAAGRLSVLPLTNGMFQQTSAYGLVSRAGHTLSPAAQILRQHVLEDERTS; from the coding sequence ATGAGCAACCTTCAGCAACTACGTCATTTTGCCGCCCTGGCAGAGCACGGCAACTTCGCCCGTGCAGCCGAAGCGGTGCATCTCAGCCAGCCCGCGCTGAGCCGCAGCATCCAGGCACTCGAAGCAAGCCTGGACTGCCGCCTGCTCGACCGCCACAGCCGCGGTATCAGCCTGACCGTGCATGGTCAATTGGTGCTTGAGCACGCCCAAAGATTATTGGCCGGTAGCCAGGCGTTGAAAAACGCGGTCAGCCAACTGGGTAACCTTGAGGCTGGCGAGCTGCTATTGGGCAGCGGCCCTTACCCGGCAGCGCGTTTGATTCCGCAAGCTTTAGGCAAGCTTGCCAGCGCCTACCCGCGAGTCAGAATTCAGCTGCTGATCGACAACTGGCTGGGGCTGCGCCGCCGATTACTTAATGATGATCTGGAGCTATTTGTCGCTGACATCCGCGATCTGGAAGACGACCCACTCCTGCATATTGAGGCTCTGAGCGTGCATCGCGGCGTGATCTGCTGCCGGCCCGACCATCCTCTCAGCCGCAAGAAGAGTCTGTCCATTAACGAGCTATTGGCCTATCCCTTGGCGGCAACGCATTTGCCTCAGCAAATCAATCAGGAGCTCAACAGTCTGAGTGGCAAGGAACAGCCGATCAGCATTCAGTGTGACAACTTCATGGTACTCAAAGCGCTGGTAGCGCAGAGCGACGTACTGACCATGGCGTTATGGGATGTGGTCGCCGAAGATGTGGCTGCCGGCCGACTGAGCGTACTGCCGCTGACCAACGGTATGTTTCAGCAGACCTCTGCTTATGGATTGGTTAGCCGTGCCGGCCACACACTCTCACCTGCTGCACAGATTCTCAGGCAGCACGTGCTCGAAGATGAAAGGACGAGTTAG